The proteins below come from a single Desulfovibrio sp. genomic window:
- the rplJ gene encoding 50S ribosomal protein L10 → MNRSGKAVIIEAVKARAEKASFAVITDFKGMTVEELTNLRVSLRNAGGEYLVVKNTLARIALTDGTHNAIKDNFHDNCGVAFGFDDPVAVAKALSDFAKQSKLFELRCASLDGKAMTAAQIDALAKLPGREQLLGQLLGTMNAVPTNFVSLFANVVRGLLYALKGIEDQKSNAA, encoded by the coding sequence GTGAACAGGTCTGGAAAAGCCGTAATTATTGAAGCCGTCAAGGCCCGCGCCGAAAAGGCTTCTTTTGCGGTTATCACGGACTTCAAGGGCATGACGGTGGAAGAGCTGACGAACCTGCGCGTTTCCCTGCGTAATGCAGGCGGCGAATATCTCGTCGTTAAAAACACGCTTGCCCGTATTGCTCTGACCGACGGTACGCACAACGCTATCAAGGATAATTTCCATGATAACTGCGGCGTAGCCTTTGGGTTCGATGACCCCGTGGCGGTGGCCAAGGCGCTCAGCGATTTTGCCAAGCAAAGCAAGCTCTTTGAGCTTCGCTGCGCCAGCCTGGACGGCAAGGCTATGACCGCCGCCCAGATTGACGCACTGGCCAAGCTGCCCGGAAGGGAACAGCTCCTCGGTCAGTTGCTCGGCACCATGAACGCCGTGCCCACCAACTTTGTTTCGCTGTTCGCCAACGTGGTGCGTGGTCTGCTTTATGCCCTCAAGGGCATCGAAGATCAGAAATCCAACGCCGCATAG
- the rplA gene encoding 50S ribosomal protein L1: MPRHGKNFRKALEGSNLQERFSIEDAVSKSLGASFAKFDETVDVAVRLGVDPKYSDQMVRGAVTLPHGLGKTVRVAVFCKGEKQAEAREAGADVVGAEDLVAKVKEGCLDFDAAVATPDVMALVGQIGRVLGPRGLMPNAKTGSVTFDVTKAVTELKAGRVDFKVDKAGVLHAPLGKVSFGPEKILGNLKALLDAVNRLKPSAAKGSYMLSMAVSTTMGPGFKVDMAQVKKFLEG, encoded by the coding sequence ATGCCCAGACATGGCAAGAATTTCCGCAAGGCGCTTGAAGGTAGCAACCTTCAGGAACGCTTCAGCATTGAAGACGCCGTCAGCAAATCACTTGGCGCTTCCTTTGCCAAATTTGACGAAACAGTTGACGTGGCCGTGCGCCTCGGCGTTGACCCCAAATATTCTGACCAGATGGTTCGCGGCGCTGTGACCCTGCCCCACGGGCTTGGCAAGACCGTTCGCGTGGCCGTGTTCTGTAAGGGCGAAAAGCAGGCGGAAGCCCGCGAAGCCGGTGCAGATGTTGTGGGTGCCGAAGACCTGGTCGCCAAGGTTAAAGAAGGCTGCCTCGATTTTGACGCCGCCGTGGCTACCCCCGACGTTATGGCTCTTGTGGGTCAGATCGGTCGCGTGCTTGGCCCCCGTGGCCTTATGCCCAACGCCAAGACCGGCTCCGTCACTTTTGATGTGACCAAGGCCGTTACCGAACTTAAGGCCGGTCGCGTGGACTTCAAGGTTGACAAGGCTGGCGTGCTGCACGCTCCCCTTGGCAAGGTCTCCTTTGGCCCCGAAAAGATTCTGGGCAACCTCAAGGCCCTGCTTGACGCCGTGAACCGCCTGAAGCCTTCCGCCGCCAAGGGCAGTTACATGCTCTCCATGGCTGTGTCCACCACCATGGGTCCCGGCTTCAAGGTCGACATGGCTCAGGTTAAAAAATTTCTTGAGGGCTAA
- the rplK gene encoding 50S ribosomal protein L11 — protein sequence MAKKEVAKIKLQIPAGAANPSPPVGPALGQHGLNIMGFCKEFNARTMEQKGTIIPVVITVYADRSFTFITKTPPASVLIMKAAKIEKGSGEPNRNKVGSLSMAQIEEIAKLKLPDLNAASIESAVKSIAGTARSMGIDVK from the coding sequence ATGGCCAAGAAAGAAGTTGCCAAAATCAAACTGCAGATCCCCGCTGGCGCGGCTAACCCCTCGCCGCCGGTTGGTCCTGCCCTCGGTCAGCACGGCCTGAACATCATGGGTTTCTGCAAGGAATTCAATGCCCGCACCATGGAACAGAAGGGCACGATCATTCCTGTGGTCATCACCGTGTACGCCGACCGCTCTTTCACCTTCATCACCAAGACCCCTCCGGCCTCGGTGCTGATCATGAAAGCCGCCAAGATCGAAAAGGGTTCCGGCGAACCCAACCGTAACAAGGTTGGTAGCCTGAGCATGGCGCAGATTGAAGAAATCGCCAAGCTGAAGCTGCCCGATCTGAATGCTGCAAGCATTGAGTCTGCGGTGAAGTCCATTGCTGGTACCGCTCGCAGCATGGGCATTGACGTTAAGTAA
- the nusG gene encoding transcription termination/antitermination protein NusG: MKDPVIDETSELCKKARWYIVHTYSGFEQRVQKTINELRRTGQDEGLIEEVVVPTEKVIEPTKGGQQRTSTRKFYPGYVMVRMTMTDLSWHLVQSIPKVTGFVGGKNRPTPMRESEAQRILSLMESRQETPRPKFNFDRGDEVRVIEGPFGGFNGVVEDVNYDKGKLRVSVSIFGRQTPVELDFVQVSKG; the protein is encoded by the coding sequence ATGAAAGACCCTGTTATCGACGAAACTTCCGAGCTCTGCAAAAAGGCTCGCTGGTACATCGTGCACACCTACTCGGGTTTCGAGCAGCGTGTGCAGAAGACCATTAACGAGTTGCGCCGCACCGGGCAGGATGAAGGGCTTATTGAGGAAGTTGTTGTTCCCACTGAAAAGGTTATTGAACCTACCAAGGGTGGACAGCAGCGCACCTCTACGCGCAAGTTCTATCCCGGGTATGTCATGGTGCGTATGACCATGACGGATCTTTCCTGGCATCTGGTACAGTCCATCCCCAAGGTCACCGGCTTTGTGGGCGGCAAAAACCGTCCTACCCCAATGCGTGAGAGTGAAGCACAGCGCATTCTCTCCCTGATGGAGTCTCGCCAGGAAACGCCACGGCCCAAGTTCAACTTTGACCGCGGCGACGAAGTACGCGTTATTGAAGGGCCGTTTGGCGGCTTCAATGGCGTTGTGGAAGACGTCAACTACGACAAGGGGAAACTGCGCGTTTCCGTTTCCATTTTTGGTCGTCAGACCCCTGTGGAACTGGATTTCGTGCAGGTATCCAAAGGTTAA
- the secE gene encoding preprotein translocase subunit SecE gives MAKKQAQAADLKADKGPNPVVRFTRYVEDAKAELRKVTWPTLQETRKATLAVLGFVAVMAVILGLVDFGLSSLIKTLLS, from the coding sequence ATGGCAAAAAAACAAGCTCAAGCTGCCGACCTTAAGGCGGACAAAGGCCCGAACCCTGTCGTACGGTTTACTCGCTACGTTGAGGACGCCAAGGCCGAATTGCGCAAGGTCACCTGGCCTACGTTGCAGGAAACGCGCAAAGCCACCTTGGCCGTTTTGGGCTTTGTAGCCGTGATGGCTGTCATCCTGGGGCTGGTGGACTTTGGTCTGTCTTCCCTGATCAAGACCCTATTGTCCTGA
- the rpmG gene encoding 50S ribosomal protein L33 translates to MRVNIILACTECKRRNYSTRKNKKNTTGRLEMKKYCPWDKKHTVHRETR, encoded by the coding sequence ATGCGAGTTAATATCATACTGGCCTGCACTGAGTGCAAGCGCCGCAACTACAGCACCCGGAAGAACAAGAAAAATACTACCGGTCGGCTGGAAATGAAAAAGTATTGTCCCTGGGATAAGAAGCACACTGTGCATCGCGAAACCAGGTAA
- the tuf gene encoding elongation factor Tu, giving the protein MGKEKFTRTKPHMNIGTVGHIDHGKTTLTAAITKVAAMKQGGKFIAYDEIDKAPEEKERGITISTAHVEYETDNRHYAHVDCPGHADYIKNMITGAAQMDGAIIVVAATDGPMPQTREHILLARQVGVPHLVVFMNKCDLVDDPELLELVEMEVRELLSSYGYPGDEIPVVRGSALKALESDSADSPDAQCVLELLAACDSYFPDPVRETDKPFLMPIEDVFSISGRGTVVTGRVERGIIKVGEEVEIVGIRPTVKTTCTGVEMFRKLLDQGQAGDNIGALLRGTKRDEVERGQVLAAPKSITPHKKFKAEVYVLSKEEGGRHTPFFSGYRPQFYFRTTDITGIINLPEGVEMVMPGDNSQFIVELIAPIAMEAGLRFAIREGGRTVGSGVVTEIIE; this is encoded by the coding sequence ATGGGTAAGGAAAAATTTACGCGTACCAAGCCTCATATGAACATTGGTACTGTCGGTCACATCGACCACGGCAAGACCACTCTGACTGCCGCCATCACCAAAGTCGCTGCTATGAAGCAGGGCGGTAAGTTCATCGCGTACGACGAAATCGACAAGGCTCCGGAAGAAAAGGAACGTGGTATCACCATTTCCACCGCCCACGTCGAATACGAAACCGACAACCGTCACTACGCTCACGTGGACTGCCCCGGCCACGCCGACTACATCAAGAACATGATCACCGGTGCCGCTCAGATGGACGGCGCGATCATCGTGGTTGCCGCCACCGACGGTCCCATGCCCCAGACCCGTGAGCACATCCTGCTCGCCCGTCAGGTCGGCGTGCCTCACCTCGTCGTGTTCATGAACAAGTGCGACCTCGTCGACGACCCCGAACTGCTCGAACTCGTCGAAATGGAAGTCCGCGAACTGCTGAGCTCCTACGGCTACCCCGGCGATGAAATCCCGGTTGTCCGCGGTTCCGCTCTGAAGGCTCTGGAATCCGATAGCGCTGATTCCCCTGACGCCCAGTGCGTGCTCGAACTGCTCGCCGCTTGCGACAGCTACTTCCCGGATCCGGTCCGCGAAACCGACAAGCCCTTCCTGATGCCCATCGAAGACGTGTTCTCCATCTCCGGCCGCGGTACCGTGGTCACCGGTCGTGTGGAACGTGGCATCATCAAGGTCGGCGAAGAAGTCGAAATCGTGGGTATCCGTCCCACCGTGAAGACGACCTGCACCGGCGTCGAAATGTTCCGCAAGCTGCTCGATCAGGGCCAGGCGGGCGACAACATCGGCGCTCTGCTCCGCGGCACGAAGCGTGACGAAGTGGAACGCGGCCAGGTTCTCGCCGCTCCCAAGAGCATCACGCCCCACAAGAAGTTCAAGGCTGAAGTGTACGTTCTCTCCAAGGAAGAAGGCGGCCGTCATACCCCGTTCTTCTCTGGCTACCGTCCTCAGTTCTACTTCCGTACCACTGACATCACCGGCATCATCAACCTGCCCGAAGGCGTGGAAATGGTTATGCCTGGCGATAACTCCCAGTTCATCGTTGAACTCATCGCCCCCATCGCCATGGAAGCTGGCCTGCGTTTCGCCATTCGCGAAGGTGGCCGCACCGTTGGTTCCGGTGTGGTGACAGAAATCATCGAGTAG